In a single window of the Flavivirga spongiicola genome:
- a CDS encoding carbamoyltransferase family protein, with protein sequence MIILGLNYYFHDSTACIVKDGKLICAIEEERLNRDKHTQAFPELAIKKCLDIAGLRHSDIDHIAVSIKPQTHWFKKIVYILKNLKSFMPFFGHHLVNAYAKQRRFKLWYHKMYDNTEGPKVHFIEHHLTHVAGTFFVSPYKEAALLGLDGSGEWATTWLGHGIDNKVKQIGESFFPNSLGSFYETVTQFCGFIPNYDEGKTMGLAPMGDANVYKDQVEKLVRVNNKGEIKIDLSYFNYQYLIKNRYSEKFIKVFGKPRDPNGEFEENHINAAAAFQRVLEDKVLEMCKILYNKTKADYLVISGGVSLNSVMNGRIVRETPFKDVYVMPAAGDNGTAIGAVYYLYNGILNKPRNFVHSNPYLGTIYSNTEIKAIIDEAKVKSEYFEDICEKASSLLSEGKIIGWFQGAMEIGPRSLGSRSILANPAFPDMKDKINAEVKHREAYRPFAPSALVEFYKEYFDLEVEAPFMLKVCNVHKDKQNVIPAVTHVDGSARLQTVDGKFHPLYHGVIKKFAEKTGVPVVLNTSFNIQGEPVVESPKDALRCFYSTGLDALVMGNYVLQK encoded by the coding sequence ATGATTATATTAGGGTTAAACTATTACTTTCATGATTCAACCGCATGCATCGTTAAAGATGGAAAACTTATATGCGCCATAGAAGAAGAAAGGCTTAATAGAGACAAGCACACACAAGCATTTCCAGAATTAGCTATTAAAAAATGTTTAGATATTGCAGGACTTAGGCACTCAGATATTGATCATATTGCGGTCTCAATTAAACCTCAAACCCATTGGTTTAAAAAAATAGTATATATATTGAAAAACTTAAAAAGTTTCATGCCCTTTTTTGGGCATCATTTGGTAAATGCATATGCAAAACAAAGGCGATTTAAATTATGGTATCATAAAATGTATGATAATACTGAAGGACCTAAAGTGCATTTTATAGAACATCATTTAACACATGTAGCTGGGACTTTTTTTGTGTCTCCATACAAAGAAGCTGCGCTATTGGGTCTTGATGGATCGGGGGAATGGGCTACTACATGGCTTGGACATGGAATTGACAATAAAGTAAAACAGATAGGGGAGAGTTTTTTTCCTAATTCCTTGGGATCCTTTTATGAAACGGTAACCCAATTTTGTGGTTTTATACCTAATTATGATGAAGGCAAAACGATGGGATTGGCCCCAATGGGCGATGCCAATGTTTATAAAGATCAGGTGGAAAAATTAGTTCGTGTAAATAATAAAGGTGAAATAAAGATTGACTTATCTTATTTTAACTACCAATATCTTATAAAGAACAGATATTCAGAAAAATTCATAAAAGTATTTGGGAAACCAAGAGATCCAAATGGTGAATTTGAAGAAAACCATATAAATGCTGCTGCGGCCTTTCAACGTGTTTTGGAGGACAAGGTTTTAGAAATGTGTAAAATACTTTATAATAAGACTAAGGCAGATTATTTAGTGATTTCTGGAGGCGTTTCTTTAAACAGCGTTATGAATGGTAGAATAGTTAGAGAAACACCCTTTAAGGATGTTTACGTCATGCCAGCAGCAGGTGATAATGGGACTGCTATTGGTGCTGTATATTATTTATATAATGGTATACTAAATAAACCTAGGAATTTTGTTCACTCTAATCCTTATTTAGGCACAATATATTCAAATACAGAAATTAAGGCCATTATTGATGAAGCAAAGGTTAAATCAGAGTATTTTGAAGATATATGTGAAAAAGCATCCTCATTACTGTCTGAAGGAAAAATAATTGGTTGGTTTCAAGGTGCTATGGAGATTGGGCCAAGATCCCTTGGTAGCAGAAGTATTCTTGCAAACCCAGCTTTTCCAGATATGAAAGATAAGATTAATGCTGAAGTAAAACATAGAGAAGCGTATAGACCTTTCGCGCCTTCTGCATTAGTTGAATTTTATAAAGAATATTTTGATCTTGAAGTCGAGGCTCCTTTCATGCTCAAAGTTTGTAATGTACATAAGGATAAACAAAATGTTATTCCCGCAGTGACTCACGTAGATGGTAGTGCCAGATTGCAAACAGTTGATGGGAAATTCCATCCTCTATACCATGGTGTTATAAAGAAATTTGCAGAAAAAACTGGGGTTCCCGTAGTTCTAAATACGAGTTTTAATATTCAAGGAGAACCTGTGGTAGAGTCGCCTAAAGATGCGTTAAGATGTTTTTATTCAACAGGTCTTGATGCATTAGTTATGGGCAATTATGTTTTACAAAAATAG
- a CDS encoding phenylacetate--CoA ligase family protein, translating to MSLINKIRLKSFWILDSLEGGHLKKDLNDIKQSFKIKSFSQLQKRNAPILKELLDTAVNSSKFYNQYKYYKTLDDFPIVDKSIIKQDLDLINIIPKTSTGLHKVSSSGSTGTPFQIYQTKRKKRRNKADVIYFANSVGFTIGDQLLFIRLWVEKYKKSFLLRKLMNIIQIDVEADLTDSKIEKLISKIKNDNQPKGFIGYPTGFEKICKYLDKVKSLPLECNVKSIIATSESLYDVVRKKMEYYFKAPVVSRYSNEENGIISQQMINDKHFTINWASFYIEIFDINEDKPAKPGELGRIIVTDLYNLATPLIRYDTGDLGKLCNFDNDNIPKFEIVTGRIKDVLYNTEGEIVNPFIVYNGLTPFPELNQFQIIQKSKKKYILKINIDSEFTREQELLAYYNSYLGDDANISVEYVDEIPVLSSGKRRVIINLDKPKAKNEKK from the coding sequence ATGAGCTTAATTAATAAAATACGTCTTAAAAGCTTCTGGATATTGGACAGTTTAGAAGGTGGTCATTTGAAAAAAGATTTAAATGATATTAAACAAAGTTTTAAAATTAAATCATTTAGTCAACTTCAAAAAAGGAACGCACCTATATTAAAAGAATTATTAGATACAGCTGTTAATTCCTCTAAATTTTATAATCAATACAAATATTATAAAACTCTTGATGATTTTCCTATTGTTGATAAATCGATTATAAAACAAGATTTAGATTTAATAAATATAATCCCAAAGACATCAACGGGTTTACATAAAGTTAGTAGTAGTGGATCAACAGGTACTCCTTTTCAAATTTATCAAACTAAAAGAAAGAAAAGACGAAATAAAGCAGATGTTATTTATTTTGCTAATTCTGTTGGTTTCACAATTGGAGATCAACTTCTTTTTATTAGGCTATGGGTTGAAAAATATAAAAAATCATTTCTCTTAAGAAAATTAATGAATATTATTCAAATTGACGTTGAAGCCGATTTAACAGATAGTAAAATAGAAAAACTTATTTCCAAAATAAAAAATGATAATCAGCCTAAGGGCTTCATAGGATATCCTACTGGTTTTGAGAAGATATGCAAGTATTTAGATAAAGTAAAATCGTTACCATTAGAGTGTAATGTTAAATCTATTATTGCTACGTCCGAGAGTCTTTATGATGTTGTGCGCAAAAAAATGGAATATTACTTTAAAGCTCCTGTAGTATCGAGATACTCTAACGAAGAAAATGGCATCATATCTCAACAAATGATTAATGATAAACATTTCACAATTAATTGGGCTAGCTTTTATATTGAAATTTTTGACATTAACGAAGATAAACCTGCAAAACCGGGAGAATTAGGTCGAATCATTGTTACCGATTTATATAATCTAGCGACCCCTTTAATTAGGTATGACACAGGAGATCTTGGTAAATTATGCAACTTTGATAACGATAATATTCCTAAATTTGAAATTGTTACAGGTAGAATAAAAGATGTTCTCTATAATACTGAAGGAGAGATAGTAAATCCTTTCATTGTTTATAATGGTTTAACTCCGTTTCCTGAATTAAACCAGTTTCAAATCATACAAAAAAGTAAAAAAAAATATATTTTAAAAATAAACATTGATTCTGAATTTACTAGAGAGCAAGAATTATTAGCCTATTATAATTCATACTTGGGTGATGACGCTAATATTTCTGTAGAATATGTTGATGAAATACCTGTGTTAAGCTCTGGAAAAAGAAGAGTAATCATTAATTTAGACAAACCGAAAGCCAAAAATGAAAAAAAATAA
- a CDS encoding sugar-transfer associated ATP-grasp domain-containing protein, producing MISKITYLRHFINDPNKKGVFRMIKEIIHYAWVKKELPTDYFRKFLYRKEIKNYTNYLSLKQFTKVIRSKNIVFSEISSILGNKLSMNFYLKNFNLPIPELVSYNLKNNYVYNKDISTITKTSDLIDFFDNIFETSKQESLFLKLLDLEGGEGAILLKKNTFKNQIKNNADFLLANSFVHQEVIKQHLEINKIHSKSVNTLRIETYIDLANNIHILSVVMRFGIGDSVIDNGSAGGFYISVNMTTGVLQGIGMQDFNKGAKVFTKHPNTGAVLENFKVPFFMEACELAKTAAKHLPNKIVGWDIAITLNGPIIVEGNNTPTLSITDVCYGGYCTHPLFKEILDIT from the coding sequence ATGATTTCGAAAATTACTTATTTAAGACATTTTATCAATGACCCAAATAAAAAAGGGGTTTTTAGAATGATAAAAGAGATTATCCATTATGCTTGGGTAAAAAAAGAACTCCCTACAGATTATTTCAGAAAGTTTTTATATAGGAAAGAAATTAAGAATTACACTAATTACTTAAGTTTAAAACAGTTTACAAAGGTCATTCGATCAAAAAACATAGTCTTCTCAGAAATTAGCTCAATTTTAGGTAACAAATTAAGCATGAATTTTTATCTCAAAAACTTTAATTTACCTATTCCAGAGCTCGTAAGCTATAATCTTAAAAACAATTATGTTTACAATAAAGATATTAGCACAATAACGAAAACATCAGATTTAATTGATTTTTTTGACAATATATTTGAAACTAGCAAGCAAGAAAGCCTTTTCTTAAAACTTTTGGATTTAGAAGGAGGAGAAGGTGCGATACTTTTAAAAAAAAACACTTTCAAAAACCAAATAAAAAACAATGCAGACTTCTTACTTGCTAACAGTTTTGTTCATCAAGAAGTAATTAAACAACATCTAGAAATAAACAAAATTCACTCAAAATCTGTTAATACGCTTAGAATAGAAACTTATATAGATTTAGCAAACAACATTCATATCTTATCAGTTGTTATGCGTTTTGGAATCGGAGATAGTGTTATAGATAATGGTAGCGCAGGTGGATTTTATATTTCGGTGAACATGACCACTGGAGTACTTCAGGGTATAGGAATGCAAGATTTCAATAAAGGAGCCAAAGTATTTACAAAACACCCAAATACAGGTGCCGTGCTAGAAAATTTTAAAGTACCTTTTTTTATGGAAGCATGTGAATTGGCTAAAACAGCAGCAAAACATTTACCTAACAAAATAGTTGGTTGGGACATTGCTATTACTCTTAATGGTCCAATTATCGTTGAGGGTAATAATACACCTACCCTAAGCATTACTGATGTTTGTTATGGAGGCTACTGTACACATCCATTATTTAAAGAAATACTAGATATAACATAA
- a CDS encoding peptidoglycan bridge formation glycyltransferase FemA/FemB family protein, producing MIETITNKEDWNFLLSEFDMHDSYHTFEYHLIAKSKGENPILIKYVENDIIIAIPLLIRDIKGSAFKDATSVYGYTGPLSKGINNSFDNSNFINSLNHFFNENNIISVFSRLHPYVPNQTHVLKNFGAIFPMGKVVNINLKLDKTIQRQNYHRRLKNHINRSRKNCSIVKVDSYEGVDKFIEIYNESMDRVNAEKSYYFDKKYYYNLFNSTDFETELLLARDNESKNIISGAIFFKKNGIVQYHLSGTKSDFFHLMPTKLLIDEMRISATDEGYHTFNLGGGLGACEDNSLFRFKSSFSDEYHQFFIWKLIVNEKAYKNICDKNKITNKESNFFPLYRLKVFI from the coding sequence ATGATAGAAACAATAACAAACAAAGAAGATTGGAATTTCTTGTTATCAGAATTTGATATGCATGATTCATATCATACTTTTGAGTACCATTTAATTGCCAAATCAAAAGGAGAAAACCCAATTTTAATTAAATATGTCGAAAATGATATAATCATTGCGATCCCGCTGTTAATTAGAGATATAAAAGGGTCTGCTTTTAAAGATGCTACATCTGTATATGGGTATACAGGACCTTTGTCAAAAGGCATTAACAACAGTTTTGATAATAGCAATTTTATTAATTCATTAAATCATTTTTTTAATGAAAATAATATTATTTCTGTCTTTTCAAGATTACACCCATATGTACCTAATCAAACTCATGTATTGAAAAATTTTGGAGCTATATTCCCTATGGGCAAAGTAGTGAATATTAATTTAAAATTAGATAAAACAATACAAAGGCAAAATTATCACAGAAGGCTTAAAAACCACATTAATAGATCAAGAAAAAATTGTAGTATAGTAAAGGTTGATAGTTATGAAGGGGTCGATAAGTTTATTGAAATCTACAATGAAAGCATGGATCGGGTTAATGCTGAAAAATCTTATTATTTTGACAAAAAATATTATTATAACTTATTTAATAGTACAGATTTTGAAACAGAGCTTCTTTTAGCTAGAGACAATGAATCTAAAAATATCATTTCTGGAGCGATTTTTTTTAAAAAGAATGGCATTGTTCAGTATCATTTGTCCGGTACTAAAAGTGATTTTTTCCATTTAATGCCAACAAAACTTCTTATAGATGAAATGAGAATTAGTGCGACAGATGAGGGCTATCATACTTTTAATCTAGGAGGCGGATTAGGAGCCTGTGAAGACAATTCTTTATTTAGGTTTAAATCTTCGTTTTCTGATGAATATCACCAGTTTTTCATTTGGAAACTCATTGTAAATGAAAAAGCTTACAAAAACATATGTGATAAAAATAAAATAACCAACAAAGAATCTAATTTCTTTCCATTGTATAGGCTTAAAGTATTTATTTAA
- a CDS encoding ATP-grasp domain-containing protein translates to MKKNNILFTCAGRRNYLINYFKEALNGNGKIIAVDEQMLAPAMADADIAVKVPSIYADNYIPELLKVVKDNSVMAIISLNDLELPILSKSKELFEENGTKVIISNSNVISIGFDKWKTYNFIKDLGLNTPKTYIKLENALEDIEDGILKFPLVIKPRWGSGSIGIDFPESIEELKLSYKLQNIKLKKTILNKTSQEDIEHAILIQEKLDGKEYGMDIVNDFNGNYFGSFAKEKLAMRSGETDKAKSIIDSRFEKLAEKVSQGLKHVGNIDSDVFVVGDKLYLLEINPRFGGGYPFSHEAGANIAALYIEWLNGAKNEDLIKYNNYKENIIFSKCDRLIKIHRK, encoded by the coding sequence ATGAAAAAAAATAATATCCTATTTACATGTGCGGGAAGAAGAAATTATTTAATAAATTACTTCAAAGAAGCATTAAATGGAAATGGTAAAATTATAGCCGTAGATGAACAAATGTTAGCACCAGCAATGGCTGATGCTGATATTGCTGTGAAAGTACCCAGTATTTATGCCGATAATTATATTCCGGAATTATTGAAAGTTGTTAAAGATAATTCTGTAATGGCGATAATCTCCTTAAACGACTTAGAATTACCTATCCTATCAAAAAGTAAAGAACTATTTGAAGAGAATGGCACGAAGGTTATAATTTCAAATTCCAATGTAATTTCCATAGGTTTTGATAAATGGAAAACATACAATTTTATAAAGGACCTGGGGCTAAATACACCTAAAACTTATATAAAATTAGAAAACGCCCTTGAGGATATCGAGGATGGTATTTTAAAATTTCCCTTAGTTATTAAACCGCGTTGGGGAAGCGGCTCTATAGGCATTGATTTTCCGGAATCCATTGAAGAATTAAAATTGTCGTATAAACTACAAAACATCAAGCTCAAAAAAACCATTCTGAATAAAACAAGTCAGGAGGATATAGAACATGCCATTTTAATCCAGGAAAAATTGGATGGAAAAGAATACGGAATGGATATCGTAAACGACTTTAACGGTAATTACTTTGGTTCTTTTGCTAAAGAAAAACTGGCTATGCGATCTGGTGAAACAGATAAGGCAAAATCCATAATAGACTCAAGATTTGAAAAATTGGCGGAAAAGGTCAGTCAAGGTCTAAAACATGTTGGAAATATTGACAGTGATGTATTTGTTGTAGGAGACAAGCTTTATTTACTTGAAATTAACCCTAGGTTTGGAGGGGGGTATCCCTTTTCTCATGAAGCCGGAGCAAATATAGCAGCATTGTACATAGAATGGCTTAATGGAGCTAAAAATGAAGACTTAATAAAGTATAATAATTATAAGGAAAACATAATTTTTTCAAAATGTGATAGACTTATAAAAATTCATCGGAAATAG
- a CDS encoding class I SAM-dependent methyltransferase — translation MKNNLNKDLYSDQLFKVWAEKNDLLSIESYFIKKYLSNKEGKVIEAGTGGGRIIFEIERLGFYKLEAFDYVENMITFCNKKKKELNASINFKTADATNLITYTDNSFDYLIYLQQILCFVDKELLPKALKEAHRIGKVDSTYIFSFLNWHSKFYNPILSFLVNFFRIIRNDKIRKYELPWLNIDGKFNWKFLNKKQPRNIWFKESDIITILKNNGFSILEVKTQIEPSNKMQHIHIACKKSQ, via the coding sequence ATGAAAAATAATTTAAATAAAGACCTTTATTCTGACCAGTTATTTAAAGTTTGGGCAGAAAAAAATGATTTGCTATCAATTGAGTCATATTTTATTAAAAAGTACCTTTCAAATAAAGAAGGGAAAGTTATTGAAGCTGGTACAGGTGGCGGTAGGATAATTTTTGAAATTGAAAGACTTGGATTTTATAAACTTGAAGCCTTTGATTATGTTGAAAACATGATAACCTTTTGTAATAAAAAGAAAAAGGAATTAAATGCTTCAATAAACTTTAAGACTGCAGATGCAACTAATCTGATCACCTATACCGACAACTCATTCGATTATTTAATTTATTTGCAACAAATCCTATGCTTTGTAGATAAAGAATTGCTTCCCAAAGCCTTAAAAGAAGCACATAGAATAGGAAAAGTAGATAGCACTTATATATTCTCATTTCTTAATTGGCATTCAAAATTTTACAATCCAATATTAAGCTTTTTAGTTAATTTTTTTAGAATTATAAGAAACGATAAGATTCGTAAGTATGAGTTACCATGGTTGAATATTGATGGTAAATTTAATTGGAAATTCTTAAATAAAAAGCAACCTCGAAATATATGGTTTAAAGAAAGTGATATCATTACTATTCTTAAAAACAATGGGTTTTCTATTCTTGAAGTTAAAACACAAATAGAACCTTCAAATAAAATGCAGCACATACATATAGCCTGTAAAAAATCTCAATAA
- a CDS encoding sugar transferase — protein MYKNFFKRIIDFFLAFTGLIVLSPIGIIVYLILLFINKGNPFFYQRRPGKDEKIFNIIKFKSMTDKKDENGILLPDADRVTKFGTFIRKTSLDEIPQLINIIKGDMSLIGPRPLRVRYLPYYTTEEKIRHTVKPGVTGLAQISGRNLLNWDDKLAKDVEYVKKLSFSNDVSIFFKTIRKVFVYDNTLYDPEMLDLKELRSNNTKEA, from the coding sequence ATGTACAAGAATTTTTTTAAAAGAATTATTGACTTTTTTTTGGCTTTCACTGGATTAATAGTTCTCTCTCCAATTGGAATAATTGTTTACCTTATATTATTATTTATTAATAAAGGAAACCCTTTCTTTTACCAAAGACGTCCAGGTAAAGATGAAAAAATATTTAATATCATCAAATTCAAGTCTATGACCGATAAAAAGGACGAAAATGGCATATTATTACCTGATGCAGACAGAGTTACTAAATTTGGCACATTTATAAGAAAAACATCTTTAGATGAAATTCCTCAATTAATTAATATTATTAAGGGGGATATGAGTTTAATTGGCCCCAGACCGTTAAGAGTTCGCTACCTCCCATATTATACGACTGAGGAGAAAATAAGACATACAGTTAAGCCTGGAGTAACAGGTTTGGCGCAAATTTCTGGTAGAAATTTGTTGAATTGGGATGATAAACTAGCCAAAGATGTAGAATATGTCAAAAAATTATCTTTTTCTAATGATGTCTCTATATTTTTTAAAACAATTCGTAAAGTATTTGTTTATGACAATACTTTATATGATCCAGAAATGCTAGACTTAAAAGAATTAAGAAGCAACAATACCAAAGAAGCTTAA
- a CDS encoding GNAT family N-acetyltransferase produces the protein MSEPLDLKEQIFLLDKLPGFYKTLSSNSLNGFNYTNDDSNFKSPRNSFQVIKDIPEYFELEYKQLPKNIKHVTVEQYPGFSISFEGINDVNDYLKTRFGNSSRYKLRRSIKKLEASFDIKYKMYYGEMSKEEYDFIFKKFFRLLELRSIEKGILDNINIKRSDYFYKKFYPLILQKRASLFVIYNGDNPIDICLNYHNNSIVYQFIRTYDIAYSKFNTGYIDLIKQIEWCINNNIDFIDFSFGTYYWKKRWCNTSYKHNYHIFYNSKSLLSIIKSKVYVSKIKIKHVLRERGLIDKYHVKKQKLKNTIKPLKKTEIKISNIDFNVEVNIGDEINIYETEHHFIKKTVYDFLFNFNANEKDIKVYEVLDTSNKYLIIGNENKVIIDAIFNS, from the coding sequence ATGAGCGAACCATTAGACTTAAAAGAACAAATATTCCTATTAGATAAACTTCCAGGATTTTATAAAACTTTAAGTAGTAATTCTTTAAATGGGTTTAACTACACCAATGATGATAGTAATTTTAAAAGCCCTAGAAACAGTTTTCAAGTAATAAAAGATATCCCTGAATATTTTGAACTAGAGTACAAACAGTTACCTAAAAACATTAAACATGTTACAGTAGAACAATATCCTGGTTTTTCTATAAGTTTTGAAGGAATAAATGATGTCAATGATTATTTAAAAACTCGATTCGGAAATTCTAGCCGATATAAATTACGAAGATCAATTAAAAAGCTAGAAGCATCTTTTGACATAAAGTATAAAATGTACTATGGAGAGATGTCAAAGGAGGAATATGATTTCATATTCAAAAAGTTTTTTAGATTATTAGAACTAAGATCAATTGAAAAAGGAATTTTAGACAATATAAATATTAAACGATCTGATTATTTTTATAAAAAGTTTTACCCACTTATATTACAAAAAAGAGCTTCCTTGTTTGTCATTTATAATGGTGATAATCCTATAGATATTTGTCTAAACTATCACAACAATAGTATTGTCTACCAATTTATAAGAACTTATGATATTGCTTATTCAAAATTCAATACAGGGTATATAGATTTAATAAAACAAATTGAGTGGTGTATCAATAATAACATTGATTTTATTGACTTTTCGTTTGGAACTTATTATTGGAAAAAGCGTTGGTGCAATACTAGCTATAAGCATAACTACCATATATTTTACAATTCAAAATCCTTGTTATCTATTATTAAATCTAAAGTATATGTGTCTAAGATTAAAATAAAACATGTATTAAGAGAACGAGGATTAATAGATAAGTACCATGTAAAAAAGCAGAAATTAAAGAATACTATAAAGCCTTTAAAGAAAACAGAAATTAAAATTAGTAATATCGATTTTAATGTAGAAGTAAATATTGGAGATGAAATTAATATTTACGAGACTGAACATCATTTTATAAAGAAAACGGTTTATGATTTTCTCTTTAATTTTAATGCTAATGAAAAAGACATTAAAGTCTATGAAGTATTAGATACCTCTAATAAATATTTAATTATAGGTAATGAAAACAAAGTAATAATTGATGCGATATTCAATTCTTAA
- a CDS encoding GNAT family N-acetyltransferase, producing the protein METKNTPFTTGTFQKIWKKHFIPNKSINTFKFISGINFYKSAFLPLYFNAGKNLTKGNNYKIYDCADYKNKCYVVYDTLPHLNDASTDFLKDLGIYKSIQYPGFLINLDKFKTIDEYLLSTFSKNTRMKMRKFTKRLDICFNISTKMFFGGINKDEYEEVFDSFMILLKKRYQDKQISYNNMQPSEWNFYKEVAYPLILEKKASLFVVYDNKTPIAITYNYHTEDTLIDAITVFDIDYSKFNIGYVNNLKLLSWCFDNNLKTLDFSKGYFDYKKRMCTLEYNFEYHIIYDKKSVISKFIAFSYYNFLEFKTYLRSKKLDVKFHKITYFLKNKKHSKLYKEAQITKLETLPFSNDLLKIDIKENTNYHFLTKPVYDFLYLVVKSYNEIDIYKMKNENNTYIVSCDTLIQQVKFMQ; encoded by the coding sequence ATGGAAACTAAAAACACCCCTTTTACGACCGGTACATTTCAAAAGATTTGGAAAAAGCATTTCATTCCAAACAAATCAATAAACACATTCAAGTTCATTAGTGGTATAAATTTTTATAAAAGCGCTTTTTTACCTCTCTATTTTAATGCTGGAAAAAACCTAACCAAAGGAAACAACTACAAGATATACGATTGTGCAGATTATAAAAACAAATGCTATGTTGTATATGATACATTGCCACATTTAAACGATGCCTCTACCGATTTTTTAAAGGATCTTGGGATTTACAAATCAATTCAATATCCTGGATTTCTAATAAACTTAGACAAATTTAAGACTATAGATGAGTACTTGCTTTCTACTTTTAGCAAGAACACAAGAATGAAGATGCGCAAGTTCACTAAGCGTTTAGATATATGTTTCAATATATCCACCAAAATGTTCTTTGGAGGTATTAATAAAGATGAATATGAAGAGGTATTTGATTCTTTTATGATCTTATTGAAAAAGAGATATCAGGACAAACAGATTTCTTATAACAATATGCAACCTTCTGAATGGAATTTCTATAAAGAGGTAGCATATCCATTAATACTCGAAAAAAAAGCCTCCCTTTTTGTTGTTTATGATAATAAAACGCCGATAGCAATTACCTATAATTATCATACCGAAGATACGCTTATAGACGCCATTACTGTTTTTGATATTGATTATTCAAAGTTTAATATAGGCTACGTAAACAATTTAAAATTGCTTTCCTGGTGTTTTGACAACAATCTAAAAACATTAGATTTTTCGAAAGGGTATTTCGATTACAAAAAAAGAATGTGCACGTTAGAATATAATTTTGAGTATCATATTATTTATGACAAAAAATCAGTTATATCAAAGTTTATAGCTTTTAGTTATTATAATTTTCTGGAATTTAAAACCTACTTAAGAAGCAAAAAACTAGATGTTAAATTTCATAAAATCACATATTTTTTAAAAAACAAAAAACACTCTAAATTATATAAAGAAGCTCAAATCACTAAATTGGAGACTCTACCCTTTTCCAATGATTTGCTTAAAATAGATATTAAAGAGAATACTAACTATCATTTTTTAACAAAACCTGTTTACGACTTTCTTTATTTAGTAGTTAAGTCTTATAACGAAATTGATATTTATAAAATGAAAAATGAAAATAATACTTATATTGTTTCCTGTGACACCTTAATTCAGCAAGTGAAATTTATGCAGTAA